The following are encoded together in the Apis mellifera strain DH4 linkage group LG4, Amel_HAv3.1, whole genome shotgun sequence genome:
- the LOC725546 gene encoding DDB1- and CUL4-associated factor 6 isoform X3, with the protein MKKTRSNIFRDIYYQPYNDYTRMKLYSSSKASLQMMQRMALLRRLKVHNGCVNSVCWNATGELILSGSDDQHLVLTNAYNYEVLTDYKTSHRANIFSAKFLPNSGDHRIVSCSGDGIILYTDLIRRTKTFNNQFNCHVGTTYEIATIPGEPHNFLSCGEDGTVRWFDLRIKDKCNASRCTEDVLVSCERAITALSVNLASPHQIAIGCSDSTVRILDRRTLGTPATGWTDTPGAVKPLCTFTVPEFEGNSYRITSLNYSPDGQDVLVSYSSDHLYLFNVKDQASVQLKKDIAVRKGEGKKQRLRSPLPVRRLRLRGDWSDTGPDARPECEGGRRSGTEIAQARPVLQTSLMQRMTDVLSRMLNDPATRAALCGGGEDSLEGVIDHQDNTQNNNENVTESSEERRDNEAERMERTQIQSNQEHQMDKSENPSTSGMQNNPGTSHSMETKEKTSSNNNIMPSNQMIEECSPVELKSNIPMEIESSLVETQKYSTQPCSSHTLDKTNDIPEDDQSSNDDSPCSSMENKQEGHMMENLQDRLTKMRVGFLEKHGSEPAVSLTYTDKSSTSATISLGVADEMIRDGYHAGPSGTSGTFSGKNHDKHIRYNDIQEKTDESAFSDSDDEDIQSEERLESSAETEMEEAIGDVRTRRESVTFDKTSVTELRVKQKYMGHRNASFFRTMIKEANFWGNDFVMSGSDCGHVFIWEKDTARLCMLLEADQHVVNCLQPHPYLPLLATAGIDYDVKLWAPINEESSFDEKFAEDLKKRNAVMLEETKDTMTVPAVFMIRMLACLNQIRRGRGRNRRRSGDETGELRGG; encoded by the exons ATGAAGAAGACacgttcaaatatatttcgtgaCATTTATTATCAGCCATACAATGATTATACGAGGATGAAGCTTTATTCCAGCAGTAAAG CAAGTCTTCAAATGATGCAGCGTATGGCATTATTGAGAAGATTAAAAGTTCATAATGGTTGTGTAAATTCTGTTTGCTGGAATGCTACTGGAGAATTGATATTATCTGGTAGTGATGATCAACATCTTGTCCTTACAAATGCTTATAATTATGAG GTATTAACAGATTATAAAACCAGTCATAGAGCAAATATATTTAGTGCAAAGTTTCTGCCTAATAGTGGAGATCATCGGATAGTTTCTTGTAGTGGTGatggtattattttatatacag atttaataagaagaacaaaaacatttaataatcaatttaattgtcATGTTGGTACTACATATGAAATAGCGACAATACCTGGCGAAccgcataattttttaagttgcGGAGAAGATGGAACTGTGAGATGGTTTGATCttagaataaaagataaatgtaATGCTTCAAGATGTACAGAAGATGTATTAGTTTCATGCGAGAGAGCTATAACTGCTCTCTCTGTAAATCTTGCTTCACCCCATCAAATAGCAATAGGATGTTCTGATAGTACAGTTAGAATACTTGATAGAAGAACACTTGGAACACCCGCCActg gaTGGACAGATACACCTGGAGCAGTAAAACCTTTATGTACTTTTACTGTTCCTGAGTTTGAAGGAAATTCTTATAGAATAACATCTTTAAACTATAGCCCTGATGGTCAGGATGTTCTTGTTAGTTATAGCAGTGATCATCTTTATTTGTTCAATGTGAag GATCAAGCTAGTGTACAGTTAAAGAAAGATATCGCAGTTAGAAAAGGAGAGGGTAAGAAGCAAAGATTACGTTCGCCATTACCGGTTCGTAGATTAAGACTTAGAGGAGATTGGTCTGATACTGGTCCTGATGCTCGACCTGAATGTGAGGGAGGTCGACGTAGCGGTACAG AAATTGCTCAAGCCAGACCTGTTCTTCAAACATCGTTAATGCAAAGAATGACGGATGTTCTTAGTAGAATGTTAAATGATCCAGCTACTAGAGCTGCATTATGTGGGGGTGGTGAAGATAGTTTGGAAGGTGTGATTGATCATCAAGATAATACTCAAAATAACAACGAAAATGTTACAGAATCTAGTGAAGAAAGACGAGATAACGAGGCcgaaagaatggaaagaaCTCAGATTCAATCTAATCAag agcATCAAATggataaatctgaaaatccaAGTACTAGTGGCATGCAAAATAATCCTGGAACAAGTCATTCCatggaaacaaaagaaaaaacgtcatctaataataatattatgccTTCAAATCAAATGATAGAGGAATGTTCGCCAGTCGAACTCAAATCAAATATTCCTATGGAAATTGAATCTAGTCTTGTAGAAACTCAAAAGTATTCTACACAACCGTGTTCATCGCATACTTTGGATAAGACCAATGATATACCAGAAGATGATCAAAGTAGCAACGATGATTCTCCTTGTAGCAGTATGGAAAATAAACAGGAAGGACATATGATGGAAAATCTTCAAGATAGATTGACGAAAATGAGAGTTGGCTTTCTTGAAAA ACACGGTAGCGAACCTGCTGTAAGTTTAACTTATACGGATAAAAGTTCAACAAGCGCAACGATATCTCTTGGTGTAGCTGATGAAATGATCCGTGATGGTTATCACGCTG GACCATCTGGAACTAGTGGAACATTCTCAGGCAAAAATCATGACAAACATATACgatataatgatatacaaGAAA AGACTGATGAGAGCGCTTTTAGTGATAGCGATGATGAAGATATACAATCTGAGGAAAg attagaAAGTTCAGCTGAAACTGAGATGGAAGAGGCTATTGGAGATGTTCGAACACGACGAGAATCCGTGACTTTCGACAAAACTAGTGTAACAGAACTTCGTGTGAAGCAGAAATATATGGGGCATCGTAATGCTAg TTTCTTTAGGACTATGATCAAAGAAGCAAACTTTTGGGGCAACGATTTCGTCATGTCGGGTAGTGATTGTGGCCACGTCTTCATATGGGAGAAAGATACGGCCAGATTGTGTATGCTATTGGAAGCCGATCAACATGTTGTTAACTGTTTACAACCACATCCGTACCTGCCATTACTGGCCACAGCCGGTATTGATTATGATGTTAAGCTTTGGGCACCAATAAACGAAGAATCCAGTTTTGATGAAAAGTTTGCTGAAGAT ttgaAAAAGAGGAATGCAGTCATGttggaagaaacgaaagacACAATGACTGTGCCGGCTGTTTTTATGATTAGAATGCTGGCATGTCTCAATCAGATACGCAGAG GACGCGGCCGGAACAGGAGGAGGAGCGGCGACGAGACCGGCGAATTACGAGGTGGTTAA
- the LOC725546 gene encoding DDB1- and CUL4-associated factor 6 isoform X2, producing MKKTRSNIFRDIYYQPYNDYTRMKLYSSSKASLQMMQRMALLRRLKVHNGCVNSVCWNATGELILSGSDDQHLVLTNAYNYEVLTDYKTSHRANIFSAKFLPNSGDHRIVSCSGDGIILYTDLIRRTKTFNNQFNCHVGTTYEIATIPGEPHNFLSCGEDGTVRWFDLRIKDKCNASRCTEDVLVSCERAITALSVNLASPHQIAIGCSDSTVRILDRRTLGTPATGWTDTPGAVKPLCTFTVPEFEGNSYRITSLNYSPDGQDVLVSYSSDHLYLFNVKDQASVQLKKDIAVRKGEGKKQRLRSPLPVRRLRLRGDWSDTGPDARPECEGGRRSGTEIAQARPVLQTSLMQRMTDVLSRMLNDPATRAALCGGGEDSLEGVIDHQDNTQNNNENVTESSEERRDNEAERMERTQIQSNQEHQMDKSENPSTSGMQNNPGTSHSMETKEKTSSNNNIMPSNQMIEECSPVELKSNIPMEIESSLVETQKYSTQPCSSHTLDKTNDIPEDDQSSNDDSPCSSMENKQEGHMMENLQDRLTKMRVGFLEKHGSEPAVSLTYTDKSSTSATISLGVADEMIRDGYHAGPSGTSGTFSGKNHDKHIRYNDIQEKTDESAFSDSDDEDIQSEERLESSAETEMEEAIGDVRTRRESVTFDKTSVTELRVKQKYMGHRNARTMIKEANFWGNDFVMSGSDCGHVFIWEKDTARLCMLLEADQHVVNCLQPHPYLPLLATAGIDYDVKLWAPINEESSFDEKFAEDLKKRNAVMLEETKDTMTVPAVFMIRMLACLNQIRRANELNHGMDRTRPEQEEERRRDRRITRWLRCFRRYCRL from the exons ATGAAGAAGACacgttcaaatatatttcgtgaCATTTATTATCAGCCATACAATGATTATACGAGGATGAAGCTTTATTCCAGCAGTAAAG CAAGTCTTCAAATGATGCAGCGTATGGCATTATTGAGAAGATTAAAAGTTCATAATGGTTGTGTAAATTCTGTTTGCTGGAATGCTACTGGAGAATTGATATTATCTGGTAGTGATGATCAACATCTTGTCCTTACAAATGCTTATAATTATGAG GTATTAACAGATTATAAAACCAGTCATAGAGCAAATATATTTAGTGCAAAGTTTCTGCCTAATAGTGGAGATCATCGGATAGTTTCTTGTAGTGGTGatggtattattttatatacag atttaataagaagaacaaaaacatttaataatcaatttaattgtcATGTTGGTACTACATATGAAATAGCGACAATACCTGGCGAAccgcataattttttaagttgcGGAGAAGATGGAACTGTGAGATGGTTTGATCttagaataaaagataaatgtaATGCTTCAAGATGTACAGAAGATGTATTAGTTTCATGCGAGAGAGCTATAACTGCTCTCTCTGTAAATCTTGCTTCACCCCATCAAATAGCAATAGGATGTTCTGATAGTACAGTTAGAATACTTGATAGAAGAACACTTGGAACACCCGCCActg gaTGGACAGATACACCTGGAGCAGTAAAACCTTTATGTACTTTTACTGTTCCTGAGTTTGAAGGAAATTCTTATAGAATAACATCTTTAAACTATAGCCCTGATGGTCAGGATGTTCTTGTTAGTTATAGCAGTGATCATCTTTATTTGTTCAATGTGAag GATCAAGCTAGTGTACAGTTAAAGAAAGATATCGCAGTTAGAAAAGGAGAGGGTAAGAAGCAAAGATTACGTTCGCCATTACCGGTTCGTAGATTAAGACTTAGAGGAGATTGGTCTGATACTGGTCCTGATGCTCGACCTGAATGTGAGGGAGGTCGACGTAGCGGTACAG AAATTGCTCAAGCCAGACCTGTTCTTCAAACATCGTTAATGCAAAGAATGACGGATGTTCTTAGTAGAATGTTAAATGATCCAGCTACTAGAGCTGCATTATGTGGGGGTGGTGAAGATAGTTTGGAAGGTGTGATTGATCATCAAGATAATACTCAAAATAACAACGAAAATGTTACAGAATCTAGTGAAGAAAGACGAGATAACGAGGCcgaaagaatggaaagaaCTCAGATTCAATCTAATCAag agcATCAAATggataaatctgaaaatccaAGTACTAGTGGCATGCAAAATAATCCTGGAACAAGTCATTCCatggaaacaaaagaaaaaacgtcatctaataataatattatgccTTCAAATCAAATGATAGAGGAATGTTCGCCAGTCGAACTCAAATCAAATATTCCTATGGAAATTGAATCTAGTCTTGTAGAAACTCAAAAGTATTCTACACAACCGTGTTCATCGCATACTTTGGATAAGACCAATGATATACCAGAAGATGATCAAAGTAGCAACGATGATTCTCCTTGTAGCAGTATGGAAAATAAACAGGAAGGACATATGATGGAAAATCTTCAAGATAGATTGACGAAAATGAGAGTTGGCTTTCTTGAAAA ACACGGTAGCGAACCTGCTGTAAGTTTAACTTATACGGATAAAAGTTCAACAAGCGCAACGATATCTCTTGGTGTAGCTGATGAAATGATCCGTGATGGTTATCACGCTG GACCATCTGGAACTAGTGGAACATTCTCAGGCAAAAATCATGACAAACATATACgatataatgatatacaaGAAA AGACTGATGAGAGCGCTTTTAGTGATAGCGATGATGAAGATATACAATCTGAGGAAAg attagaAAGTTCAGCTGAAACTGAGATGGAAGAGGCTATTGGAGATGTTCGAACACGACGAGAATCCGTGACTTTCGACAAAACTAGTGTAACAGAACTTCGTGTGAAGCAGAAATATATGGGGCATCGTAATGCTAg GACTATGATCAAAGAAGCAAACTTTTGGGGCAACGATTTCGTCATGTCGGGTAGTGATTGTGGCCACGTCTTCATATGGGAGAAAGATACGGCCAGATTGTGTATGCTATTGGAAGCCGATCAACATGTTGTTAACTGTTTACAACCACATCCGTACCTGCCATTACTGGCCACAGCCGGTATTGATTATGATGTTAAGCTTTGGGCACCAATAAACGAAGAATCCAGTTTTGATGAAAAGTTTGCTGAAGAT ttgaAAAAGAGGAATGCAGTCATGttggaagaaacgaaagacACAATGACTGTGCCGGCTGTTTTTATGATTAGAATGCTGGCATGTCTCAATCAGATACGCAGAG CTAACGAACTAAATCACGGTATGGACAG GACGCGGCCGGAACAGGAGGAGGAGCGGCGACGAGACCGGCGAATTACGAGGTGGTTAAGATGTTTCCGGCGATATTGTCGTCTGTGA
- the LOC725546 gene encoding DDB1- and CUL4-associated factor 6 isoform X1 yields the protein MKKTRSNIFRDIYYQPYNDYTRMKLYSSSKASLQMMQRMALLRRLKVHNGCVNSVCWNATGELILSGSDDQHLVLTNAYNYEVLTDYKTSHRANIFSAKFLPNSGDHRIVSCSGDGIILYTDLIRRTKTFNNQFNCHVGTTYEIATIPGEPHNFLSCGEDGTVRWFDLRIKDKCNASRCTEDVLVSCERAITALSVNLASPHQIAIGCSDSTVRILDRRTLGTPATGWTDTPGAVKPLCTFTVPEFEGNSYRITSLNYSPDGQDVLVSYSSDHLYLFNVKDQASVQLKKDIAVRKGEGKKQRLRSPLPVRRLRLRGDWSDTGPDARPECEGGRRSGTEIAQARPVLQTSLMQRMTDVLSRMLNDPATRAALCGGGEDSLEGVIDHQDNTQNNNENVTESSEERRDNEAERMERTQIQSNQEHQMDKSENPSTSGMQNNPGTSHSMETKEKTSSNNNIMPSNQMIEECSPVELKSNIPMEIESSLVETQKYSTQPCSSHTLDKTNDIPEDDQSSNDDSPCSSMENKQEGHMMENLQDRLTKMRVGFLEKHGSEPAVSLTYTDKSSTSATISLGVADEMIRDGYHAGPSGTSGTFSGKNHDKHIRYNDIQEKTDESAFSDSDDEDIQSEERLESSAETEMEEAIGDVRTRRESVTFDKTSVTELRVKQKYMGHRNASFFRTMIKEANFWGNDFVMSGSDCGHVFIWEKDTARLCMLLEADQHVVNCLQPHPYLPLLATAGIDYDVKLWAPINEESSFDEKFAEDLKKRNAVMLEETKDTMTVPAVFMIRMLACLNQIRRANELNHGMDRTRPEQEEERRRDRRITRWLRCFRRYCRL from the exons ATGAAGAAGACacgttcaaatatatttcgtgaCATTTATTATCAGCCATACAATGATTATACGAGGATGAAGCTTTATTCCAGCAGTAAAG CAAGTCTTCAAATGATGCAGCGTATGGCATTATTGAGAAGATTAAAAGTTCATAATGGTTGTGTAAATTCTGTTTGCTGGAATGCTACTGGAGAATTGATATTATCTGGTAGTGATGATCAACATCTTGTCCTTACAAATGCTTATAATTATGAG GTATTAACAGATTATAAAACCAGTCATAGAGCAAATATATTTAGTGCAAAGTTTCTGCCTAATAGTGGAGATCATCGGATAGTTTCTTGTAGTGGTGatggtattattttatatacag atttaataagaagaacaaaaacatttaataatcaatttaattgtcATGTTGGTACTACATATGAAATAGCGACAATACCTGGCGAAccgcataattttttaagttgcGGAGAAGATGGAACTGTGAGATGGTTTGATCttagaataaaagataaatgtaATGCTTCAAGATGTACAGAAGATGTATTAGTTTCATGCGAGAGAGCTATAACTGCTCTCTCTGTAAATCTTGCTTCACCCCATCAAATAGCAATAGGATGTTCTGATAGTACAGTTAGAATACTTGATAGAAGAACACTTGGAACACCCGCCActg gaTGGACAGATACACCTGGAGCAGTAAAACCTTTATGTACTTTTACTGTTCCTGAGTTTGAAGGAAATTCTTATAGAATAACATCTTTAAACTATAGCCCTGATGGTCAGGATGTTCTTGTTAGTTATAGCAGTGATCATCTTTATTTGTTCAATGTGAag GATCAAGCTAGTGTACAGTTAAAGAAAGATATCGCAGTTAGAAAAGGAGAGGGTAAGAAGCAAAGATTACGTTCGCCATTACCGGTTCGTAGATTAAGACTTAGAGGAGATTGGTCTGATACTGGTCCTGATGCTCGACCTGAATGTGAGGGAGGTCGACGTAGCGGTACAG AAATTGCTCAAGCCAGACCTGTTCTTCAAACATCGTTAATGCAAAGAATGACGGATGTTCTTAGTAGAATGTTAAATGATCCAGCTACTAGAGCTGCATTATGTGGGGGTGGTGAAGATAGTTTGGAAGGTGTGATTGATCATCAAGATAATACTCAAAATAACAACGAAAATGTTACAGAATCTAGTGAAGAAAGACGAGATAACGAGGCcgaaagaatggaaagaaCTCAGATTCAATCTAATCAag agcATCAAATggataaatctgaaaatccaAGTACTAGTGGCATGCAAAATAATCCTGGAACAAGTCATTCCatggaaacaaaagaaaaaacgtcatctaataataatattatgccTTCAAATCAAATGATAGAGGAATGTTCGCCAGTCGAACTCAAATCAAATATTCCTATGGAAATTGAATCTAGTCTTGTAGAAACTCAAAAGTATTCTACACAACCGTGTTCATCGCATACTTTGGATAAGACCAATGATATACCAGAAGATGATCAAAGTAGCAACGATGATTCTCCTTGTAGCAGTATGGAAAATAAACAGGAAGGACATATGATGGAAAATCTTCAAGATAGATTGACGAAAATGAGAGTTGGCTTTCTTGAAAA ACACGGTAGCGAACCTGCTGTAAGTTTAACTTATACGGATAAAAGTTCAACAAGCGCAACGATATCTCTTGGTGTAGCTGATGAAATGATCCGTGATGGTTATCACGCTG GACCATCTGGAACTAGTGGAACATTCTCAGGCAAAAATCATGACAAACATATACgatataatgatatacaaGAAA AGACTGATGAGAGCGCTTTTAGTGATAGCGATGATGAAGATATACAATCTGAGGAAAg attagaAAGTTCAGCTGAAACTGAGATGGAAGAGGCTATTGGAGATGTTCGAACACGACGAGAATCCGTGACTTTCGACAAAACTAGTGTAACAGAACTTCGTGTGAAGCAGAAATATATGGGGCATCGTAATGCTAg TTTCTTTAGGACTATGATCAAAGAAGCAAACTTTTGGGGCAACGATTTCGTCATGTCGGGTAGTGATTGTGGCCACGTCTTCATATGGGAGAAAGATACGGCCAGATTGTGTATGCTATTGGAAGCCGATCAACATGTTGTTAACTGTTTACAACCACATCCGTACCTGCCATTACTGGCCACAGCCGGTATTGATTATGATGTTAAGCTTTGGGCACCAATAAACGAAGAATCCAGTTTTGATGAAAAGTTTGCTGAAGAT ttgaAAAAGAGGAATGCAGTCATGttggaagaaacgaaagacACAATGACTGTGCCGGCTGTTTTTATGATTAGAATGCTGGCATGTCTCAATCAGATACGCAGAG CTAACGAACTAAATCACGGTATGGACAG GACGCGGCCGGAACAGGAGGAGGAGCGGCGACGAGACCGGCGAATTACGAGGTGGTTAAGATGTTTCCGGCGATATTGTCGTCTGTGA
- the LOC725546 gene encoding DDB1- and CUL4-associated factor 6 isoform X4 has product MKKTRSNIFRDIYYQPYNDYTRMKLYSSSKASLQMMQRMALLRRLKVHNGCVNSVCWNATGELILSGSDDQHLVLTNAYNYEVLTDYKTSHRANIFSAKFLPNSGDHRIVSCSGDGIILYTDLIRRTKTFNNQFNCHVGTTYEIATIPGEPHNFLSCGEDGTVRWFDLRIKDKCNASRCTEDVLVSCERAITALSVNLASPHQIAIGCSDSTVRILDRRTLGTPATGWTDTPGAVKPLCTFTVPEFEGNSYRITSLNYSPDGQDVLVSYSSDHLYLFNVKDQASVQLKKDIAVRKGEGKKQRLRSPLPVRRLRLRGDWSDTGPDARPECEGGRRSGTEIAQARPVLQTSLMQRMTDVLSRMLNDPATRAALCGGGEDSLEGVIDHQDNTQNNNENVTESSEERRDNEAERMERTQIQSNQEHQMDKSENPSTSGMQNNPGTSHSMETKEKTSSNNNIMPSNQMIEECSPVELKSNIPMEIESSLVETQKYSTQPCSSHTLDKTNDIPEDDQSSNDDSPCSSMENKQEGHMMENLQDRLTKMRVGFLEKHGSEPAVSLTYTDKSSTSATISLGVADEMIRDGYHAGPSGTSGTFSGKNHDKHIRYNDIQEKTDESAFSDSDDEDIQSEERLESSAETEMEEAIGDVRTRRESVTFDKTSVTELRVKQKYMGHRNARTMIKEANFWGNDFVMSGSDCGHVFIWEKDTARLCMLLEADQHVVNCLQPHPYLPLLATAGIDYDVKLWAPINEESSFDEKFAEDLKKRNAVMLEETKDTMTVPAVFMIRMLACLNQIRRGRGRNRRRSGDETGELRGG; this is encoded by the exons ATGAAGAAGACacgttcaaatatatttcgtgaCATTTATTATCAGCCATACAATGATTATACGAGGATGAAGCTTTATTCCAGCAGTAAAG CAAGTCTTCAAATGATGCAGCGTATGGCATTATTGAGAAGATTAAAAGTTCATAATGGTTGTGTAAATTCTGTTTGCTGGAATGCTACTGGAGAATTGATATTATCTGGTAGTGATGATCAACATCTTGTCCTTACAAATGCTTATAATTATGAG GTATTAACAGATTATAAAACCAGTCATAGAGCAAATATATTTAGTGCAAAGTTTCTGCCTAATAGTGGAGATCATCGGATAGTTTCTTGTAGTGGTGatggtattattttatatacag atttaataagaagaacaaaaacatttaataatcaatttaattgtcATGTTGGTACTACATATGAAATAGCGACAATACCTGGCGAAccgcataattttttaagttgcGGAGAAGATGGAACTGTGAGATGGTTTGATCttagaataaaagataaatgtaATGCTTCAAGATGTACAGAAGATGTATTAGTTTCATGCGAGAGAGCTATAACTGCTCTCTCTGTAAATCTTGCTTCACCCCATCAAATAGCAATAGGATGTTCTGATAGTACAGTTAGAATACTTGATAGAAGAACACTTGGAACACCCGCCActg gaTGGACAGATACACCTGGAGCAGTAAAACCTTTATGTACTTTTACTGTTCCTGAGTTTGAAGGAAATTCTTATAGAATAACATCTTTAAACTATAGCCCTGATGGTCAGGATGTTCTTGTTAGTTATAGCAGTGATCATCTTTATTTGTTCAATGTGAag GATCAAGCTAGTGTACAGTTAAAGAAAGATATCGCAGTTAGAAAAGGAGAGGGTAAGAAGCAAAGATTACGTTCGCCATTACCGGTTCGTAGATTAAGACTTAGAGGAGATTGGTCTGATACTGGTCCTGATGCTCGACCTGAATGTGAGGGAGGTCGACGTAGCGGTACAG AAATTGCTCAAGCCAGACCTGTTCTTCAAACATCGTTAATGCAAAGAATGACGGATGTTCTTAGTAGAATGTTAAATGATCCAGCTACTAGAGCTGCATTATGTGGGGGTGGTGAAGATAGTTTGGAAGGTGTGATTGATCATCAAGATAATACTCAAAATAACAACGAAAATGTTACAGAATCTAGTGAAGAAAGACGAGATAACGAGGCcgaaagaatggaaagaaCTCAGATTCAATCTAATCAag agcATCAAATggataaatctgaaaatccaAGTACTAGTGGCATGCAAAATAATCCTGGAACAAGTCATTCCatggaaacaaaagaaaaaacgtcatctaataataatattatgccTTCAAATCAAATGATAGAGGAATGTTCGCCAGTCGAACTCAAATCAAATATTCCTATGGAAATTGAATCTAGTCTTGTAGAAACTCAAAAGTATTCTACACAACCGTGTTCATCGCATACTTTGGATAAGACCAATGATATACCAGAAGATGATCAAAGTAGCAACGATGATTCTCCTTGTAGCAGTATGGAAAATAAACAGGAAGGACATATGATGGAAAATCTTCAAGATAGATTGACGAAAATGAGAGTTGGCTTTCTTGAAAA ACACGGTAGCGAACCTGCTGTAAGTTTAACTTATACGGATAAAAGTTCAACAAGCGCAACGATATCTCTTGGTGTAGCTGATGAAATGATCCGTGATGGTTATCACGCTG GACCATCTGGAACTAGTGGAACATTCTCAGGCAAAAATCATGACAAACATATACgatataatgatatacaaGAAA AGACTGATGAGAGCGCTTTTAGTGATAGCGATGATGAAGATATACAATCTGAGGAAAg attagaAAGTTCAGCTGAAACTGAGATGGAAGAGGCTATTGGAGATGTTCGAACACGACGAGAATCCGTGACTTTCGACAAAACTAGTGTAACAGAACTTCGTGTGAAGCAGAAATATATGGGGCATCGTAATGCTAg GACTATGATCAAAGAAGCAAACTTTTGGGGCAACGATTTCGTCATGTCGGGTAGTGATTGTGGCCACGTCTTCATATGGGAGAAAGATACGGCCAGATTGTGTATGCTATTGGAAGCCGATCAACATGTTGTTAACTGTTTACAACCACATCCGTACCTGCCATTACTGGCCACAGCCGGTATTGATTATGATGTTAAGCTTTGGGCACCAATAAACGAAGAATCCAGTTTTGATGAAAAGTTTGCTGAAGAT ttgaAAAAGAGGAATGCAGTCATGttggaagaaacgaaagacACAATGACTGTGCCGGCTGTTTTTATGATTAGAATGCTGGCATGTCTCAATCAGATACGCAGAG GACGCGGCCGGAACAGGAGGAGGAGCGGCGACGAGACCGGCGAATTACGAGGTGGTTAA